From the genome of Azospira restricta, one region includes:
- the pqqC gene encoding pyrroloquinoline-quinone synthase PqqC, with protein sequence MDELKPWSHAEFEARLRAMGDRYHIHHPFQVMMHRGQCTQAQLQAWVANRYYYQINIPIKDAAILANCPEREVRRHWVQRILDHDGYAGEEGGIEAWLRLGEAVGLDRETIISQQLVLPGVRFAVDAYVNFARQRPWQEAAAASLTELFAPTIHQSRLSHWPDHYPWIEPEGYAYFKRRLNEAPRDVVNGLAITMAHFNTRELQERAIAILQFKLDVLWTMVDAMMLAYCPVQVEGWGAYTPMNAVAAAGS encoded by the coding sequence ATGGACGAACTGAAACCCTGGAGCCACGCGGAGTTCGAGGCCCGGCTGCGGGCGATGGGCGACCGCTACCATATCCACCACCCGTTCCAGGTGATGATGCACCGCGGCCAGTGCACGCAGGCGCAGCTGCAGGCCTGGGTGGCGAACCGCTATTACTACCAGATCAACATCCCGATCAAGGACGCGGCGATCCTCGCCAACTGCCCCGAGCGCGAGGTGCGCCGCCACTGGGTGCAGCGCATCCTCGACCACGACGGCTACGCCGGCGAGGAGGGCGGCATCGAGGCCTGGCTGCGGCTGGGCGAGGCGGTCGGCCTCGACCGCGAGACGATCATCTCGCAGCAGCTGGTGCTGCCCGGCGTCCGCTTCGCCGTCGACGCCTACGTGAACTTCGCCCGCCAGCGGCCGTGGCAGGAAGCGGCGGCGGCCTCGCTGACCGAGCTGTTCGCGCCGACCATCCACCAGTCGCGCCTCTCGCACTGGCCCGACCACTACCCGTGGATCGAGCCCGAGGGCTACGCCTACTTCAAGCGCCGCCTGAACGAGGCACCGCGCGACGTGGTCAACGGCCTGGCGATCACGATGGCGCACTTCAACACCCGCGAGCTGCAGGAGCGCGCGATCGCCATCCTGCAGTTCAAGCTCGACGTGCTGTGGACGATGGTCGATGCGATGATGCTCGCCTACTGCCCGGTGCAGGTCGAGGGCTGGGGGGCGTACACGCCGATGAATGCCGTGGCTGCGGCCGGTTCATGA
- a CDS encoding porin, whose translation MKKQMSVRPLLLAIAACGSASSHAVSFTHNDITMDINGTINGYYVNRQAKLTNISTGASTTTNNSALTNGLLPGWINFVMTTQAKGQDIKAHFSFAPGINNNSNVVGLPIGDPGGTGDSDAFSQIDTRNVYFQFGNKDWGSLKFGRDIGLFGQNVILNDMTLLGVGGTSNAGIPYNTTFGMIGHGYMYTGFQPQITYTTPMMGGFQAAAGIFQPAKFAGDETKSPGFQAMASYDWKGSTPGKVWTGLVTQSTSCSTSGACVGNEDHSATGYELGGKIGIGNFEALAYAFTGRGLGLSTVGAQFLGGSDGAGDKTDSRGYFLQGTYKFGDTKVGLNYGQNKDKNGFVGITGGAGAQSSLNEIKNRAYTIGVYHSLNKFITLVGEFNQEKVSNVGDSNFDAKNRTISLGGIIFF comes from the coding sequence ATGAAGAAACAAATGTCCGTCCGTCCGCTGCTGCTCGCCATCGCTGCCTGCGGCAGCGCCAGCAGCCATGCCGTGAGCTTCACCCACAACGACATCACGATGGATATCAACGGCACGATCAACGGCTACTACGTCAATCGCCAGGCGAAGCTGACCAACATCAGCACCGGCGCCTCGACGACGACCAACAACAGCGCGCTGACCAACGGCCTGCTGCCGGGCTGGATCAACTTCGTGATGACGACGCAGGCCAAGGGCCAGGACATCAAGGCGCACTTCAGCTTCGCGCCGGGCATCAACAACAACTCGAACGTGGTCGGCCTGCCGATCGGCGACCCCGGCGGCACCGGCGACAGCGACGCCTTCAGCCAGATCGACACGCGTAACGTGTACTTCCAGTTCGGCAACAAGGACTGGGGCTCGCTGAAGTTCGGCCGCGACATCGGCCTCTTCGGGCAGAACGTGATCCTCAACGACATGACGCTGCTCGGCGTCGGCGGCACCAGCAACGCCGGCATCCCGTACAACACCACCTTCGGCATGATCGGCCACGGCTACATGTACACCGGCTTCCAGCCGCAGATCACCTACACGACGCCGATGATGGGCGGCTTCCAGGCCGCCGCCGGCATCTTCCAGCCGGCCAAGTTCGCCGGCGACGAGACCAAGTCGCCCGGCTTCCAGGCGATGGCTTCGTACGACTGGAAGGGCTCGACCCCCGGCAAGGTGTGGACCGGCCTGGTGACGCAGAGCACCAGCTGCTCGACCAGCGGCGCCTGCGTCGGCAACGAGGATCACTCGGCCACCGGCTACGAGCTCGGCGGCAAGATCGGCATCGGCAACTTCGAGGCGCTGGCCTACGCCTTCACCGGCCGCGGTCTCGGCCTGTCGACGGTCGGCGCGCAGTTCCTCGGCGGCAGCGACGGCGCCGGCGACAAGACCGACTCGCGCGGCTACTTCCTGCAGGGCACGTACAAGTTCGGCGACACCAAGGTCGGCCTGAACTACGGCCAGAACAAGGACAAGAACGGCTTCGTCGGCATCACCGGCGGCGCCGGCGCGCAGAGCTCGCTGAACGAGATCAAGAACCGCGCCTACACGATCGGCGTCTATCACTCGCTGAACAAGTTCATCACGCTGGTCGGCGAGTTCAACCAGGAGAAGGTCAGCAACGTCGGCGACAGCAACTTCGACGCGAAGAACCGCACCATCTCGCTGGGCGGCATCATCTTCTTCTAA
- the pqqA gene encoding pyrroloquinoline quinone precursor peptide PqqA, with the protein MTWETPAYCEIRLGFEVTAYVYVR; encoded by the coding sequence ATGACCTGGGAAACCCCCGCCTACTGCGAAATCCGCCTCGGTTTCGAAGTTACCGCCTACGTCTACGTGCGCTGA
- a CDS encoding malate dehydrogenase has product MSKAPMRVAVTGAAGQIGYSLLFRIASGEMLGKDQPVILQLLDLPQAQQAVKGVMMELDDCAFPLLAGMVATDDPNVAFKDADVCLLVGARPRTKGMERADLLTANGAIFTVQGKAIAENAKEDVKVLVVGNPCNTNAYIAAAAAKKVGRTNPNNYHGMLRLDHNRALSQLAEKTGRPVSSLSKLVVWGNHSPTMYADYRNCVSNGDNVKALINDHAWNNDVFLPTVGKRGAAIIEARGLSSAASAANAAIDHIRDWVLGSDDWVTMGVPSDGSYGIPKGIVFGFPCECKGGSFKIIQGLEIDAYSQEKIAITLKELTDEAEAVKDML; this is encoded by the coding sequence ATGTCCAAAGCCCCCATGCGTGTCGCCGTCACCGGCGCCGCCGGCCAAATCGGCTACAGCCTGCTTTTCCGCATCGCCTCGGGTGAAATGCTCGGCAAGGATCAGCCGGTCATCCTCCAGCTGCTCGACCTGCCGCAGGCCCAGCAGGCCGTCAAGGGCGTGATGATGGAACTGGACGACTGCGCCTTCCCGCTGCTCGCCGGCATGGTCGCCACCGACGATCCGAACGTCGCCTTCAAGGACGCCGACGTCTGCCTGCTGGTCGGCGCCCGTCCGCGCACCAAGGGCATGGAGCGTGCCGACCTCTTGACCGCCAACGGCGCCATCTTCACCGTCCAGGGCAAGGCCATCGCCGAGAACGCCAAGGAAGACGTCAAGGTGCTGGTCGTCGGCAACCCGTGCAACACCAACGCCTACATCGCCGCCGCCGCCGCCAAGAAGGTCGGCCGCACCAACCCGAACAACTACCACGGCATGCTCCGCCTCGACCACAACCGCGCCCTGTCGCAGTTGGCCGAGAAGACCGGCCGCCCGGTCTCGTCGCTGTCGAAGCTGGTCGTCTGGGGCAACCACTCGCCGACGATGTACGCCGACTACCGCAACTGCGTGTCGAACGGCGACAACGTCAAGGCGCTGATCAACGACCACGCCTGGAACAACGACGTCTTCCTGCCGACCGTCGGCAAGCGCGGCGCCGCGATCATCGAAGCGCGCGGCCTGTCGTCGGCCGCCTCGGCCGCCAACGCCGCGATCGACCACATCCGTGACTGGGTGCTCGGTTCCGACGACTGGGTCACGATGGGCGTCCCGTCGGACGGCTCCTACGGCATCCCGAAGGGCATCGTGTTCGGCTTCCCCTGCGAGTGCAAGGGCGGTTCGTTCAAGATCATCCAGGGTCTCGAGATCGACGCCTACAGCCAGGAGAAGATCGCCATCACCCTGAAGGAACTGACCGACGAAGCCGAAGCGGTCAAGGACATGCTGTAA
- the pqqD gene encoding pyrroloquinoline quinone biosynthesis peptide chaperone PqqD: protein MPRRHLRQPDDIMDTANFRPQLDPRFMFRWEPSQEAFIILYPEGLIKLNPSAGEILKRCDGVRSVDEIAADLAATFAADPADVAAGTHSFVALAHEKGWLRPAA from the coding sequence ATGCCGCGCCGCCACCTCCGCCAGCCTGACGACATCATGGATACCGCCAACTTCCGCCCGCAGCTCGACCCGCGCTTCATGTTCCGCTGGGAGCCGAGCCAGGAGGCCTTCATCATTCTGTATCCGGAAGGCCTGATCAAACTGAACCCGTCCGCCGGCGAGATCCTCAAGCGCTGCGACGGCGTGCGCAGCGTCGACGAGATCGCCGCCGACCTCGCCGCGACCTTCGCCGCCGACCCCGCCGACGTCGCTGCCGGCACGCACAGCTTCGTCGCGCTGGCGCACGAGAAGGGCTGGCTGCGGCCGGCCGCCTGA
- a CDS encoding cytochrome b, producing the protein MSTIRADAARYDRVAIGLHWLSALLVLAAIALIEVKGWFPRGDALRDGVKLWHFQLGVLVLLATCCRIAWRAAGRRPEPAAPRGSRQARLAAAAHGVLYLLLLALPLSGLAVLVAAGKPVSLFGWELPLWAEGSKAAAKTAKRLHETAGNLMIALVAAHVGAALWHRFVRRDGVLARMLPARGAH; encoded by the coding sequence ATGAGCACGATACGCGCCGATGCCGCGCGCTACGATCGGGTCGCGATCGGCCTGCACTGGCTGTCCGCGCTGCTGGTGCTGGCGGCGATCGCACTGATCGAGGTCAAGGGCTGGTTCCCGCGCGGCGATGCGCTGCGCGACGGCGTCAAGCTGTGGCACTTCCAGCTCGGCGTGCTGGTGCTGCTGGCGACCTGTTGCCGGATCGCCTGGCGCGCTGCCGGCCGGCGCCCGGAACCCGCGGCGCCGCGCGGCAGCCGGCAGGCGCGGCTGGCCGCCGCCGCGCACGGCGTGCTCTACCTGCTGCTGCTGGCGCTGCCGCTGAGCGGGCTGGCGGTGCTGGTCGCCGCCGGCAAGCCGGTCAGCCTGTTCGGCTGGGAGCTGCCGCTGTGGGCCGAGGGCAGCAAGGCGGCGGCGAAGACCGCGAAGCGGTTGCACGAGACCGCCGGCAACCTGATGATCGCGCTCGTCGCCGCGCACGTCGGGGCGGCGCTGTGGCACCGGTTCGTGCGTCGCGATGGCGTGCTGGCGCGGATGCTGCCGGCGCGCGGCGCTCACTGA
- a CDS encoding TonB-dependent receptor family protein, which produces MNFPPRFPRRPLALLVAALPAVALADALTLDSVVVTGSRIEHSSFDLPAAIDVVGSERIGADNARVNASEALAAVPGITVLNRQNYAQDLQISSRGFGARSAFGVRGIRLVADGIPASMPDGQGQAATFNLDRAERIEVMRGPLSAVYGNHAGGVIQLFTPDGKGAPSVETNFSAGAWGSWKADVAAQGEAGGVGYVLDASRFATDGYRDHSSATRDQQLAKLSLRPDADSRLTLIANGFRQIDAEDPLGLKWDQYRAAPRSVDAVALTFNTRKSIEHTQGGLNYERRFGDDALQVSAYLGRRSVIQYQSIPTSAQRFTAATSATSTLRKHSGGVIDFDRDFSGVSLRWIMRRELAGGKLTTTFGIDRETSTDERRGYENFVTTSAAFSLTCGSGGTVCGVKGKLRRNETDEVTSTDPYVQAEWQGERWGFLAGLRHSTVRFEVDDRYITTGNGDDSGSVTYRRATPVLAATYKLTPALNLYASAARGFEAPTMNELFYSGANGSFSFDLKPATSRHLEAGVKAFVGDGTRADLALFEVRTEDELVVAASSGGRTSYRNAGKTLRHGAELAVDSLWAHGFSSRVAYTWLRAVYDESFTGSGGTVAAGRRLPGIAAHTLFGELAWRHVASGFHTALEAVARDQIYVEDSNTRPAAPGFAVANLRFGVDRRYGAWQLKAFARVDNLFDRQYVGSVIVGDGNGRYYESAPGRGWLVGAGARYTF; this is translated from the coding sequence ATGAATTTTCCGCCCCGCTTTCCCCGCCGCCCGCTGGCGCTGCTCGTCGCCGCGCTGCCGGCGGTCGCCCTTGCCGACGCGCTGACCCTCGACTCGGTGGTCGTCACCGGCAGCCGCATCGAGCACAGCAGCTTCGACCTGCCGGCGGCGATCGACGTCGTCGGCAGCGAGCGCATCGGTGCCGACAACGCCAGGGTGAACGCCTCCGAGGCGCTCGCCGCGGTGCCCGGCATCACCGTGCTCAACCGCCAGAACTACGCGCAGGACCTGCAGATCTCGTCGCGCGGCTTCGGCGCGCGCTCGGCCTTCGGCGTGCGCGGCATCCGCCTCGTCGCCGACGGCATCCCGGCGTCGATGCCGGACGGGCAGGGGCAGGCGGCGACCTTCAACCTCGACCGCGCCGAGCGCATCGAGGTCATGCGCGGGCCGCTGTCGGCGGTCTACGGCAACCACGCCGGCGGCGTGATCCAGCTGTTCACGCCGGACGGCAAGGGCGCGCCGAGCGTCGAGACGAACTTCTCCGCCGGCGCCTGGGGCAGCTGGAAGGCCGACGTCGCCGCGCAGGGCGAGGCCGGCGGCGTCGGCTACGTGCTCGACGCCTCGCGCTTCGCCACCGACGGCTACCGCGACCACAGCTCGGCGACGCGCGACCAGCAGCTGGCCAAGCTGAGCCTCCGGCCCGACGCCGACAGCCGGCTGACGCTCATCGCCAACGGCTTCCGCCAGATCGACGCCGAGGACCCGCTCGGCCTGAAGTGGGACCAGTACCGCGCGGCGCCGCGCTCGGTCGATGCGGTGGCGCTGACCTTCAATACCCGCAAGAGCATCGAGCACACGCAGGGCGGCCTGAACTACGAGCGCCGCTTCGGCGACGACGCGCTGCAGGTCTCGGCCTACCTCGGGCGGCGCTCGGTGATCCAGTACCAGTCGATCCCGACCTCGGCGCAGCGCTTCACCGCGGCGACCTCGGCGACCTCCACCCTGCGCAAGCACTCGGGCGGCGTCATCGACTTCGACCGCGACTTCTCCGGCGTCTCGCTGCGCTGGATCATGCGGCGCGAGCTGGCCGGCGGCAAGCTGACGACGACCTTCGGCATCGACCGCGAGACCTCGACCGACGAGCGCCGCGGCTACGAGAACTTCGTCACCACCAGCGCCGCGTTCTCCTTGACCTGCGGCAGCGGCGGCACCGTCTGCGGCGTCAAGGGCAAGCTGCGCCGCAACGAGACCGACGAGGTGACCAGCACCGATCCCTACGTGCAGGCCGAGTGGCAGGGCGAGCGCTGGGGCTTCCTCGCCGGGCTGCGCCACAGCACGGTGCGCTTCGAGGTGGACGACCGCTACATCACCACCGGCAACGGCGACGACAGCGGCTCGGTGACCTACCGCCGCGCGACGCCGGTGCTCGCCGCCACCTACAAGCTGACGCCGGCGCTCAACCTCTACGCCAGCGCGGCGCGCGGCTTCGAGGCGCCGACGATGAACGAGCTGTTCTATTCCGGCGCCAACGGCAGCTTCAGCTTCGACCTGAAGCCGGCGACCAGCCGGCACCTGGAGGCGGGCGTCAAGGCCTTCGTCGGCGACGGCACGCGCGCCGACCTGGCGCTGTTCGAGGTGCGCACCGAGGACGAGCTGGTCGTCGCCGCGTCGTCCGGCGGCCGCACCAGCTACCGCAACGCCGGCAAGACGCTGCGCCACGGTGCCGAGCTGGCGGTCGACAGCCTGTGGGCGCACGGCTTCTCCAGCCGCGTCGCCTACACCTGGCTGCGCGCGGTGTACGACGAGAGCTTCACCGGCAGCGGCGGCACCGTCGCCGCCGGCCGCCGGCTGCCCGGCATCGCCGCGCATACGCTGTTCGGCGAGCTCGCCTGGCGGCACGTGGCGAGCGGCTTCCACACTGCGCTCGAAGCCGTCGCCCGCGACCAGATCTACGTCGAGGACAGCAATACGCGGCCGGCGGCGCCCGGCTTCGCCGTCGCCAACCTGCGCTTCGGCGTCGACCGCCGCTACGGCGCGTGGCAGCTGAAGGCCTTCGCGCGTGTCGACAACCTGTTCGACCGCCAGTACGTCGGCTCGGTGATCGTCGGCGACGGCAACGGCCGCTATTACGAGTCGGCGCCGGGACGCGGCTGGCTGGTCGGCGCCGGCGCCCGCTATACCTTCTGA
- a CDS encoding amino acid ABC transporter substrate-binding protein, protein MDNGFTMRRRVLAALAATALAMARAHAAPPDRPPLRIGLSLGLTGVYAADSEMMGKAYRLWEQEVNTRGGILGRRVEVLIRDDRSDIDTARAIYEDYTQRGQSDLVMGPFSSAITAAVAPIIDRHGYPMLAPGGAAETMWQKGYRNLFGVIPPAGRHAIGFLALIADAGIDALAIVHADDPFSTVLAEETRKWLPEYGIRLTSFEKVAKGHPDLDAAAQAARRSGARALLMAGHFDESVNMRRALRRIGWTPAAYYASVGPGLDKYGSVLGAAAEGSFATTTWEPHEKLQLPDADDFRRAFLRRWGELPNFLAAHAYSACQVLERALILAGGFDRDKLRDTLYRLDMNVLIGRYAVDRTGLQTKRFPLVVQWQRGRREIVWPPELATAPARLGR, encoded by the coding sequence GTGGACAACGGATTCACCATGCGGCGGCGTGTGCTCGCCGCGCTCGCCGCGACGGCGCTGGCGATGGCCCGTGCGCACGCGGCGCCCCCCGACCGCCCACCGCTGCGCATCGGCCTGTCGCTCGGCCTGACCGGCGTCTATGCCGCCGACAGCGAGATGATGGGCAAGGCCTATCGCCTCTGGGAGCAGGAGGTCAACACGCGCGGCGGCATCCTCGGCCGCCGCGTCGAGGTGCTGATCCGCGACGACCGCAGCGACATCGACACCGCGCGCGCCATCTACGAGGACTACACGCAGCGCGGGCAGAGCGACCTGGTGATGGGCCCCTTCTCCAGCGCCATCACCGCCGCCGTCGCGCCGATCATCGACCGCCATGGCTACCCGATGCTGGCGCCCGGCGGCGCCGCCGAAACGATGTGGCAGAAGGGCTACCGCAACCTGTTCGGCGTCATCCCGCCGGCCGGGCGCCACGCCATCGGCTTCCTCGCGCTGATCGCCGACGCCGGCATCGATGCGCTGGCGATCGTCCATGCCGACGATCCGTTCTCGACCGTGCTCGCCGAAGAGACACGCAAGTGGCTGCCGGAATACGGCATCCGGCTGACCTCGTTCGAGAAGGTCGCCAAGGGCCATCCCGACCTCGACGCCGCGGCGCAGGCGGCACGCCGTTCGGGGGCGCGGGCGCTGCTGATGGCCGGCCACTTCGACGAGTCGGTCAACATGCGCCGCGCCTTGCGCCGCATCGGATGGACGCCGGCCGCCTACTACGCCTCGGTCGGACCGGGGCTCGACAAGTACGGCAGCGTCCTCGGCGCCGCCGCCGAAGGCAGCTTCGCGACGACCACCTGGGAGCCGCACGAGAAGCTGCAACTGCCGGACGCCGACGACTTCCGCCGCGCCTTCCTGCGCCGCTGGGGCGAGTTGCCGAACTTCCTCGCCGCCCACGCCTACTCCGCCTGCCAGGTCCTGGAACGGGCGCTCATCCTCGCCGGCGGCTTCGACCGCGACAAGCTGCGCGACACCCTCTACCGCCTCGACATGAACGTGCTGATCGGGCGCTACGCGGTGGACCGGACCGGCCTGCAGACCAAGCGCTTCCCGCTCGTCGTGCAATGGCAGCGCGGCCGCCGCGAGATCGTGTGGCCGCCCGAGCTCGCCACCGCGCCGGCGCGGCTGGGACGCTAG
- a CDS encoding ATP-binding protein, whose product MSWHRRLAIRLLLPIIGFTLLFGAAVFAFVAYATYRFVDEQAESSLRWRAYALRQIIDDQEDELQRTGQAGNPSARRDRKVNAMVALEDFARANGLRVAVRDEAAQRLSAFGELPVDIPPDDGGNLDRIARFDADGHRYHALSFTFEPWQWRITVIEDNARYAELRAELTRAAWVAGGALTGATFLFMLFLGAITRKPIDAIVGDLKAGQAPRYRGIAEFEFMSDSIGDMMRALQEKNAAIARYRDHLEALVAERTAELSRANEALRETNRELETTHEQLLHSEKMASVGQLAAGVAHEINNPVGFVNSNMAVLAEYLQSLLQLIETYERHAVPRPDDAAAAGVIEATRHRIDIDYLKSDAAALLAESRDGLDRVKRIVQDLKEFSHVGGKDWQRADVHRTLDSTLNVVWNELKYKAQVVKDYGELPEIECLPSELSQVFMNMLVNAGHAIAGNGVITIRTGREGEQVWVEFADTGGGIAPEHLPKIFDPFFTTKPVGQGTGLGLSLSYGIVRKHNGRIEVDSEVGRGTCFRIWLPIDQPQAGAVAQ is encoded by the coding sequence GTGAGCTGGCACCGCCGCCTCGCCATCCGCCTGCTGCTGCCGATCATCGGCTTCACGCTGCTGTTCGGCGCCGCCGTCTTCGCCTTCGTCGCCTACGCCACCTACCGCTTCGTCGACGAACAGGCGGAAAGCAGCCTGCGCTGGCGCGCCTACGCGCTGCGCCAGATCATCGACGACCAGGAGGACGAGCTGCAACGCACCGGCCAGGCCGGCAACCCGAGCGCCCGCCGCGACCGCAAAGTGAATGCGATGGTCGCGCTCGAGGACTTCGCCCGCGCCAACGGCCTGCGCGTCGCCGTCCGCGACGAAGCGGCGCAGCGCCTCTCCGCCTTCGGCGAGCTGCCGGTCGACATTCCGCCGGACGACGGCGGCAACCTCGACCGCATCGCCCGCTTCGACGCCGACGGGCACCGTTATCACGCGCTCAGCTTCACCTTCGAGCCGTGGCAGTGGCGGATCACCGTGATCGAGGACAACGCCCGCTACGCCGAGCTGCGCGCCGAGCTGACGCGCGCCGCGTGGGTTGCCGGCGGCGCGCTGACCGGCGCCACCTTCCTCTTCATGCTGTTCCTCGGCGCGATCACCAGAAAGCCGATCGATGCCATCGTCGGCGACCTCAAGGCCGGACAGGCGCCGCGCTACCGCGGCATCGCCGAATTCGAGTTCATGAGCGACTCGATCGGCGACATGATGCGCGCGCTGCAGGAGAAGAACGCCGCCATCGCGCGCTACCGCGACCACCTGGAAGCGCTGGTGGCCGAGCGCACGGCCGAGCTGTCGCGCGCCAACGAGGCGCTGCGCGAGACCAACCGCGAGCTCGAGACCACCCACGAGCAGCTGCTGCATTCGGAGAAGATGGCCTCGGTCGGCCAGCTCGCCGCCGGCGTCGCGCACGAGATCAACAACCCGGTCGGCTTCGTCAACTCCAACATGGCCGTGCTCGCCGAGTACCTGCAGAGCCTGCTGCAGCTGATCGAAACCTACGAGCGCCATGCGGTGCCGCGCCCGGACGACGCGGCGGCCGCCGGCGTGATCGAGGCGACGCGGCACAGGATCGACATCGACTACCTGAAGAGCGACGCCGCGGCGCTGCTCGCCGAGTCGCGCGACGGGCTCGACCGGGTCAAGCGCATCGTGCAGGACCTCAAGGAGTTCTCCCACGTCGGCGGCAAGGACTGGCAGCGCGCCGACGTCCACCGCACCCTCGACAGCACGCTCAACGTGGTGTGGAACGAACTGAAGTACAAGGCGCAGGTGGTCAAGGACTACGGCGAGCTGCCGGAGATCGAATGCCTGCCGTCGGAACTCAGCCAGGTGTTCATGAACATGCTGGTCAATGCCGGGCACGCCATCGCCGGCAACGGCGTCATCACCATCCGCACCGGCCGCGAGGGCGAGCAGGTCTGGGTCGAGTTCGCCGACACCGGCGGCGGCATCGCCCCCGAGCACCTGCCGAAGATCTTCGACCCCTTCTTCACCACCAAGCCGGTCGGCCAGGGCACCGGCCTCGGCCTCTCCCTCTCCTACGGCATCGTCCGCAAGCACAACGGCCGCATCGAGGTCGACAGCGAAGTCGGGCGCGGCACCTGTTTCCGCATCTGGCTGCCGATCGACCAGCCGCAGGCCGGCGCCGTCGCTCAGTGA
- a CDS encoding HpcH/HpaI aldolase/citrate lyase family protein — protein sequence MPARPPSAVLFAGEKPFPILPAVDHYAGAEKLMKKAMQLQRELGPIFDITCDCEDGARAGAEREHAEMCAELIMGADNAFGRVAARIHDVTHAHWRADLEILVGRAGSRLPFVTLPKPQSAADVATQIAALREVERAAGIAREIPVHVLIETHGALREVWQIAALPGVESLDFGLMDFVSGHHGAIPGSAMKSPGQFDHPLVARAKCEIAAAALANGVVPSHNVTTELADLDLIRADARRARQEFGYLRMWSIHPNQIVPIVEAMRPDFSEVQAAAEILTAAQDADWGPIRHDGKLHDRASYRYYWELLQRARATGAALPDDALRRFF from the coding sequence ATGCCCGCACGCCCCCCCAGCGCCGTCCTCTTCGCCGGCGAGAAGCCCTTCCCGATCCTGCCCGCCGTCGACCACTACGCCGGCGCCGAGAAGCTGATGAAGAAGGCGATGCAGCTGCAGCGCGAACTGGGGCCGATCTTCGACATCACCTGCGACTGCGAGGACGGCGCCCGCGCCGGCGCCGAGCGCGAGCACGCCGAGATGTGCGCCGAGCTGATCATGGGCGCCGACAACGCCTTCGGCCGCGTCGCCGCGCGCATCCACGACGTCACGCACGCGCACTGGCGCGCAGACCTGGAGATCCTCGTCGGCCGCGCCGGCAGCCGCCTGCCCTTCGTCACGCTGCCGAAGCCGCAAAGCGCCGCCGACGTGGCGACGCAGATCGCCGCGTTGCGCGAAGTCGAGCGTGCCGCCGGCATCGCGCGCGAGATCCCGGTGCACGTGCTGATCGAGACGCACGGCGCGCTGCGCGAGGTGTGGCAGATCGCCGCGCTGCCCGGCGTCGAGTCGCTCGACTTCGGGCTGATGGACTTCGTCTCCGGCCACCACGGCGCGATCCCCGGCAGCGCGATGAAGAGCCCCGGCCAGTTCGACCACCCGCTCGTCGCCCGCGCCAAGTGCGAGATCGCCGCCGCGGCGCTGGCCAACGGCGTCGTGCCGTCGCACAACGTCACCACCGAACTCGCCGACCTCGACCTGATCCGCGCCGACGCGCGCCGCGCGCGGCAGGAGTTCGGCTACCTGCGCATGTGGAGCATCCACCCCAACCAGATCGTGCCGATCGTCGAGGCGATGCGCCCCGACTTCTCCGAAGTGCAGGCCGCCGCCGAAATCCTCACCGCCGCGCAGGACGCCGACTGGGGGCCGATCCGCCACGACGGCAAGCTGCACGACCGCGCCTCCTACCGCTACTACTGGGAGCTGCTGCAGCGGGCGCGCGCCACCGGCGCCGCGCTGCCCGACGACGCGCTTCGCCGCTTCTTCTGA